A stretch of DNA from Aurantiacibacter atlanticus:
TCGGTGGCGACCACGATTGCGGTTCCGCCCGTGGCATCGCGCAGGACGACATTCTCGCCATCCATCATCGCGGTCAGCGTCGCGCCGTTCACAGTCTCGATCGTGTAGCCTGCATCACCTGCGGCTTCGATCGCTGCAACAACATCTGTCGCCATCAATTCGCCAGCGACGACGTGATAGGTGAGGATGTTGCCGAGCGTTTCGGTATCGTCGGTGGTGAGCGTCTGCACCGTGCCTGCGGGCAGCTTGTCAAAGGCGGCATTGTTCGGCGCGAATACGGTAAGGGGTCCGTCACCCGACAAGGTCTCTACAAGGCCCGCGGCCTGAACGGCGGCGACCAGGGTCGAGAAATCAGGGTTGCCGGCAGCCACGTCGACAATCGTGGAGCTCGTGTCAGCGGGCGCTTCCATCGCTGGTTCGGCGTCTGCCATATCGGTGTCGTCAGGCGTTTCGCCGCAGGCCGAAAGCGCAATGGCGGTGGAGGCCACCAGCGGAATCATCAATTTATGGAACATGGTCGTCCTTTCGAAAAATCTTGGGTCCCCTTCGTCTGCATCCAAAATGGGGAATGCGGACGTGAATTGGGACACGGACGAAAGGACAGGGGCCTTAAGGACGGGGGTACAGGCGGATCGATAAGGGACCGCATTTGCGAAGATGGTGGCGCGTATGGCGTGCGCCCGCCCCTAACCGTCCTCGGCAACCCGTCGATGCTCCTCCACACTGCGCTGCATCTCTCGCGCTTGCAGGTTGAGTGCCCTGCTCGACAGGCGGATTTCGCGGCTTTGCTGGAAGAAGCCGAGCACCAGCCAAAGGAAGGCGAGCGGGCTGGAGACGCCGCCAACAAAATCGCCCAATTCGTTGAGCGCAAGGTCGGCAGGGTTCTGGCCCTGTATCACCAGATAGAGCGCGACCCCCGCCACATAGAGAACTGACAGGCCAAGGCCGATCATGGGCAAATGGCGGCGTTCGCGGCGTTCGGCCTCTCTCTCAGCCTCCCAATCGCTTGCCTCGCTATCTGCCATGATGCGGCCCCTTCTGCCTTACTCCGTTTCCTCTTCGGGCAGATAGAGCTGCTCACCCTTCGCCTTGTAGAGCTTGCTCATCTCTTCCATCCCCGCAATCGCGGCGGCGCGGCTGGCTTCTGCCGCGTCGGCTCCGGCCTGGGCGGAGGCGAGGAAGCTGTCGGCGCTCTGGTTCTGCTTGCTGGCGAAATCGCGCACTTCCTGGCTGATCTTCATCGAGCAGAACTTTGGTCCGCACATGGAGCAGAAATGCGCTGTCTTCGCGCC
This window harbors:
- a CDS encoding fasciclin domain-containing protein yields the protein MFHKLMIPLVASTAIALSACGETPDDTDMADAEPAMEAPADTSSTIVDVAAGNPDFSTLVAAVQAAGLVETLSGDGPLTVFAPNNAAFDKLPAGTVQTLTTDDTETLGNILTYHVVAGELMATDVVAAIEAAGDAGYTIETVNGATLTAMMDGENVVLRDATGGTAIVVATDVDADNGVIHVIDTVLMPA